From Bacillus sp. Bos-x628, the proteins below share one genomic window:
- a CDS encoding YitT family protein yields the protein MLKEIRLKNIVFILIGSAIFSFGLVHFNMQNNLAEGGFTGITLLLYFLFHIDPSISNLVLNIPIFFIGWKMLGRTMFTYTIVGTVSLSVFLAIFQRFQIHMPLQHDLALASLFAGVFIGTGLGIIFKNGGTTGGVDIIARLINKHYQVAMGRTMFIFDACVITISLTYLNYKEAMYTLVAVFVAAKVIDVMQEGAYAAKGAMIISEKDDIIQKKITEEMERGVTILKGVGSYTKQERNVLYCVVPKNELVHLKSVVTSVDPHAFVSVNDVHDVLGEGFTLDEHKKPLNPH from the coding sequence TTGCTAAAAGAAATTCGTCTTAAAAATATCGTGTTTATTCTAATAGGATCTGCGATTTTTTCTTTCGGCCTTGTTCATTTTAATATGCAAAACAACTTGGCAGAAGGCGGATTTACAGGAATTACACTGCTTTTATATTTTCTATTTCATATCGATCCGTCCATTTCAAACCTTGTCTTAAACATTCCCATCTTCTTTATCGGTTGGAAAATGCTCGGCAGAACAATGTTCACATATACGATTGTAGGAACAGTCAGCCTATCTGTATTTCTTGCCATATTCCAGCGCTTTCAAATACATATGCCTCTTCAGCACGATTTAGCCTTAGCGTCACTCTTTGCAGGTGTGTTTATCGGAACAGGCCTTGGAATCATCTTTAAAAACGGCGGTACAACAGGCGGCGTCGATATCATCGCAAGACTCATTAATAAGCACTATCAGGTTGCCATGGGAAGAACGATGTTTATATTCGACGCATGCGTGATTACCATTTCTCTGACCTATTTAAATTACAAAGAAGCCATGTATACACTCGTCGCCGTATTTGTTGCGGCAAAAGTCATTGACGTCATGCAAGAAGGAGCCTATGCTGCAAAGGGAGCTATGATTATTTCCGAAAAGGATGACATCATTCAAAAGAAAATCACAGAGGAAATGGAGCGCGGTGTGACCATTTTAAAAGGTGTCGGTTCATATACGAAGCAGGAACGCAATGTCCTTTACTGTGTCGTTCCTAAAAATGAGCTTGTCCACCTAAAGAGTGTGGTGACCTCTGTTGACCCTCATGCATTCGTATCGGTTAATGATGTACATGACGTTCTCGGTGAAGGCTTCACATTAGATGAACACAAAAAGCCGCTCAATCCTCATTAA
- a CDS encoding tetratricopeptide repeat protein: protein MNSSLQEAIKLVEAGETEKGLKTLAQAEKHLHDEEKAQAAQLYYDWGDIDKARKLISDLHDLYPEETGLTCFYAELLIDSDEEEKAISVLETIPEDDDAYPESLLLMADLYQMQGLFEVSEQKLLKAKELLPNEAVIDFALGELYFSQGLSKKAADYFYKVAKQRDEIGGVNVYQRLAESLSTAGEFEDALEWYEKAVQDQADPNTLFGYGLTAMRAGRTKTAIQQLSELKDIDPSYSTLYMPLAKSYEEEGLYHEALEVVKAGIKIDEYNKELYLYGAKIDLKNGNAEDAKKLLQEALALDPGYIEAVHTLLAIYLNEELFDEILDLIKEVKSFGEDDPKFNWYAASASVGREEYKEAAEYFKLALPDFDKERDFLYEYASFLLEEGRQKEALPLLRKVLQKDGTNEEIEETILRIEDEISL, encoded by the coding sequence TTGAATAGTTCATTACAAGAAGCCATAAAATTAGTTGAGGCAGGTGAGACTGAAAAAGGACTCAAAACACTTGCGCAGGCTGAAAAGCATTTGCATGATGAAGAAAAAGCGCAAGCAGCTCAGTTATATTATGACTGGGGGGATATCGACAAAGCGCGCAAGCTGATCAGTGATTTACATGATTTATATCCAGAAGAAACCGGATTAACCTGTTTTTATGCAGAACTGTTAATTGATTCAGACGAAGAGGAAAAGGCGATCTCTGTATTAGAAACGATTCCTGAAGATGATGATGCATATCCAGAAAGTCTATTATTAATGGCTGATTTGTATCAAATGCAAGGACTATTTGAAGTCAGTGAACAAAAACTCCTGAAAGCGAAAGAACTACTTCCGAATGAAGCTGTCATTGATTTTGCTCTAGGGGAACTGTATTTCTCCCAAGGTCTTTCGAAGAAAGCAGCTGACTATTTCTATAAAGTTGCGAAACAAAGGGATGAGATTGGTGGCGTCAATGTATATCAGCGGCTAGCCGAATCGTTAAGTACAGCAGGAGAATTTGAAGATGCACTTGAATGGTACGAAAAGGCAGTACAAGACCAAGCAGACCCGAATACACTATTCGGATACGGGTTAACTGCTATGAGGGCTGGCAGGACGAAAACTGCCATTCAACAGCTTTCTGAGTTAAAAGACATTGATCCGTCTTATTCTACGCTTTACATGCCTTTAGCGAAAAGTTATGAGGAAGAAGGACTGTATCACGAAGCATTAGAGGTAGTAAAAGCGGGTATTAAAATCGATGAGTATAACAAAGAACTATACTTATACGGTGCAAAGATTGATTTGAAAAATGGAAATGCAGAAGATGCTAAAAAACTTCTTCAGGAAGCACTTGCGCTTGACCCTGGATATATTGAAGCGGTTCACACTTTGCTTGCTATTTATTTAAATGAAGAGCTTTTTGATGAGATTCTTGACTTGATCAAAGAAGTAAAAAGTTTTGGGGAAGATGATCCGAAGTTTAATTGGTATGCAGCTTCTGCTTCTGTCGGACGAGAAGAGTACAAAGAAGCCGCCGAGTACTTTAAGCTTGCTCTGCCTGATTTTGATAAGGAACGAGACTTTTTATATGAATACGCTTCGTTTCTTTTAGAAGAAGGCAGACAAAAAGAAGCATTGCCGTTATTGCGTAAAGTTCTTCAGAAAGATGGCACGAATGAAGAAATTGAAGAAACGATTTTAAGAATTGAAGACGAAATTTCCTTGTAG
- the qcrB gene encoding menaquinol-cytochrome c reductase cytochrome b subunit encodes MLNKIYDWVDERLDITPIWRDIADHEVPEHVNPAHHFSAFVYCFGGLTFFVTVIQVLSGMFLTMYYVPDIKNAWESVYYLQNEVAFGQIVRGMHHWGASLVIVMMFLHTLRVFFQGAYKKPRELNWIVGVLIFFVMLGLGFTGYLLPWDMKALFATKVGLQIAEATPFIGKEIKILLAGHPDIVGAQTLTRFFAIHVFFLPAALFGLMAAHFIMIRKQGISGPL; translated from the coding sequence ATGCTTAACAAGATTTATGATTGGGTAGATGAGCGGCTAGACATCACACCGATATGGAGAGATATTGCGGATCATGAGGTGCCAGAGCATGTCAATCCAGCACACCACTTTTCTGCTTTTGTGTATTGTTTTGGCGGTTTAACGTTTTTTGTGACAGTCATTCAAGTCCTTTCGGGCATGTTTTTAACAATGTATTACGTGCCTGATATTAAAAATGCATGGGAATCTGTCTATTATTTGCAAAATGAAGTGGCATTTGGACAGATTGTCAGAGGGATGCACCATTGGGGTGCGAGTCTAGTTATTGTCATGATGTTTTTACATACGCTAAGGGTCTTTTTCCAAGGGGCGTATAAGAAGCCAAGAGAGCTCAACTGGATTGTTGGAGTATTGATTTTCTTTGTGATGCTCGGGCTCGGTTTCACAGGTTACCTTTTACCATGGGATATGAAGGCGCTGTTTGCGACGAAGGTAGGCCTTCAAATTGCAGAGGCGACGCCTTTCATTGGAAAAGAGATTAAAATCCTGCTTGCAGGTCATCCAGACATTGTAGGAGCACAAACGCTGACGAGATTTTTCGCTATCCATGTCTTTTTCTTGCCAGCGGCATTATTTGGGCTGATGGCCGCCCACTTTATCATGATTCGTAAGCAAGGAATTTCTGGACCGCTATAA
- the bshB1 gene encoding bacillithiol biosynthesis deacetylase BshB1 gives MKRLDILAFGAHSDDVEIGMGGTIAKYVKKGAHVGICDLTQAELSSNGTVEIRKEEAKKAAAILGVTTRIQLTLPDRGLYRNDVAIKEIAAVIRTYKPSIIFAPHEQDRHPDHGHAGSLVEEAAFSAGIHQFEDSYKQPAHKVSKIYYYMINGHHRPDFVIDISEEMDQKMNSLHAYESQFIKSKHSVDTPLVNGYIDFVKMRESLYGREVNKAYAEGFFTKKPLLVDDDLLGG, from the coding sequence ATGAAACGACTTGATATACTTGCGTTCGGAGCCCATAGCGATGATGTAGAAATTGGGATGGGTGGAACGATTGCAAAATACGTAAAAAAAGGGGCTCATGTCGGTATTTGTGACTTGACCCAAGCTGAATTATCATCGAATGGAACGGTAGAAATCCGAAAAGAAGAAGCGAAAAAAGCAGCGGCCATTTTAGGCGTTACTACTCGAATCCAGCTCACATTACCAGATAGAGGACTTTATCGTAATGATGTAGCGATTAAAGAAATTGCTGCTGTGATCCGAACATACAAACCGAGCATCATTTTTGCCCCGCATGAACAAGATCGACACCCAGATCATGGTCATGCGGGCTCGCTTGTAGAGGAGGCTGCCTTTTCTGCAGGTATACATCAATTTGAAGATTCATATAAGCAGCCAGCGCATAAAGTCAGCAAGATATATTATTACATGATTAATGGTCACCATCGTCCAGACTTTGTGATTGATATATCTGAAGAGATGGACCAGAAAATGAATAGCCTGCATGCGTATGAAAGTCAATTCATTAAATCAAAACATTCAGTGGATACGCCACTTGTGAATGGATATATTGATTTTGTCAAAATGAGAGAGTCTTTGTACGGAAGAGAAGTCAATAAGGCATATGCTGAAGGGTTTTTTACGAAGAAACCGCTCTTAGTTGATGATGACTTACTTGGGGGGTAA
- a CDS encoding ubiquinol-cytochrome c reductase iron-sulfur subunit → MSEKRHGVSRRQFLNYTLTGVGGFMAAGMLMPMVRFALDPVLKGTEEQDMVQVVSVDELTKEPKRFDFKIDQVDAWYESKESRSAWVYKEGDEIVALSPICKHLGCTVNWNSDPKNPNKFFCPCHYGLYDKDGTNVPGTPPLAPLDHYKQQVKDGYLYLGKAVPKGEG, encoded by the coding sequence ATGAGCGAGAAGAGACATGGAGTGTCCAGGCGTCAATTTTTGAATTACACGTTGACCGGCGTGGGGGGATTTATGGCCGCTGGAATGCTCATGCCTATGGTTCGCTTTGCACTTGACCCTGTACTAAAAGGAACAGAGGAGCAAGATATGGTTCAAGTTGTTAGTGTTGATGAACTGACAAAGGAACCAAAGCGCTTTGACTTTAAAATTGATCAAGTGGATGCGTGGTACGAGTCAAAGGAATCTAGGTCAGCGTGGGTGTACAAAGAAGGGGATGAAATTGTCGCTTTATCGCCAATCTGTAAACATTTAGGATGTACAGTGAACTGGAACAGTGATCCGAAAAATCCTAACAAATTTTTCTGCCCGTGTCACTATGGGCTGTACGACAAGGATGGTACAAACGTACCCGGAACTCCGCCGCTTGCACCGCTTGATCACTATAAGCAGCAAGTGAAGGACGGATACCTCTATCTTGGAAAAGCTGTGCCGAAAGGGGAAGGGTAA
- the dapB gene encoding 4-hydroxy-tetrahydrodipicolinate reductase: MTNQTIKVVIAGARGRMGIEAVKLAEETSHFELVAALDHTHEGKALSDVIHTTSNAPIYTDIDICLSETKPDVLIDLTTPEIGKVHTKKALEHGVRPVVGTTGFSETDLKELQQLTEEKGIGCIIAPNFAIGAVLMMKFAKMAANYFSDVEIIELHHDKKLDAPSGTGLKTAEMIAEVRESKKQGHPEEKEVIQGARGADYDGIRLHSVRLPGMIAHQEVLFGMDGQTLTIRHDSYNRASFMSGVKLSVEQVMHIDQLVYGLEHIID, from the coding sequence ATGACGAATCAAACCATCAAAGTTGTGATCGCTGGAGCAAGAGGAAGAATGGGGATAGAGGCTGTCAAACTGGCAGAAGAAACTAGCCATTTTGAGCTAGTGGCTGCCCTTGATCATACACATGAAGGGAAAGCACTATCTGATGTGATTCATACAACATCAAACGCTCCTATTTATACGGATATTGATATTTGTCTTTCAGAAACAAAACCTGATGTATTAATTGATCTCACGACACCAGAAATCGGAAAAGTACATACAAAAAAAGCGCTTGAACATGGCGTGCGTCCAGTCGTTGGGACAACTGGTTTTTCAGAAACTGACTTGAAGGAACTACAGCAATTGACAGAAGAAAAGGGGATTGGCTGTATTATCGCACCAAACTTTGCCATAGGTGCCGTTTTAATGATGAAGTTTGCAAAAATGGCGGCAAACTACTTTTCTGACGTTGAAATCATTGAGCTTCACCATGACAAAAAGCTGGATGCTCCGAGTGGTACAGGGTTAAAAACAGCGGAAATGATTGCAGAAGTGAGAGAAAGCAAAAAGCAGGGACATCCAGAAGAAAAAGAAGTAATACAGGGCGCAAGAGGTGCAGATTATGACGGAATTCGTTTGCACAGCGTACGGCTTCCGGGGATGATTGCTCACCAAGAAGTGCTGTTTGGTATGGATGGACAGACGTTAACCATTCGCCATGACTCTTATAACCGTGCATCATTTATGTCAGGTGTGAAGCTATCGGTGGAGCAGGTCATGCACATTGATCAGCTCGTATATGGCTTAGAACATATTATTGATTAA
- the bshA gene encoding N-acetyl-alpha-D-glucosaminyl L-malate synthase BshA, protein MKKLKIGITCYPSVGGSGIIATELGKLLAEKGHDVHFITSSIPFRLNKVYPNIYFHEVDVNQYAVFQYPPYDLALASKLAEVAKREKLDIIHAHYAVPHAVCAFLAKQMTGQSVKVVTTLHGTDITVLGYDPSLKEVIRFAIESSDRVTAVSHSLVAQTYDLIKPNKKIDTIHNFLDERVYMREDHELLKTHYGILPDEKVIIHVSNFRKVKRVHDVIHVFKKVSEQVNVKLLLIGDGPEKSVVCELVKKLGLTDRVLFLGKQEKVEEIYSISDLKLLLSEKESFGLVLLEAMACGVPCIGTNVGGIPEVITHGETGFLVPLGDIDEAAKYAVALLKDEKLHQQVSMAACSSVHTRFSSEKIVSEYEKLYQELVEGDDEDE, encoded by the coding sequence ATGAAAAAATTGAAGATCGGAATTACTTGTTATCCAAGTGTAGGTGGTTCAGGAATTATTGCCACAGAACTTGGAAAGCTTTTAGCTGAAAAAGGGCACGATGTTCATTTCATTACCTCAAGCATTCCGTTTAGACTGAATAAAGTGTATCCGAATATTTATTTCCATGAGGTTGATGTCAATCAATATGCCGTTTTTCAATATCCGCCTTATGACCTTGCATTAGCAAGTAAATTAGCAGAAGTCGCAAAACGAGAAAAGCTGGATATTATTCATGCTCATTATGCTGTTCCGCATGCCGTCTGTGCTTTTTTAGCAAAACAAATGACGGGTCAGTCGGTAAAGGTGGTCACGACTCTTCACGGGACGGATATTACGGTTTTAGGATATGATCCTTCGTTAAAGGAAGTCATTCGTTTTGCGATTGAATCATCTGATCGCGTAACGGCTGTGTCTCATTCGTTAGTCGCACAGACGTACGATTTGATTAAACCAAATAAAAAGATCGACACCATCCATAACTTTCTCGATGAGCGTGTTTATATGCGTGAAGATCATGAGCTGCTGAAGACACATTATGGTATTTTACCAGACGAAAAGGTCATCATCCATGTGTCTAATTTCCGAAAGGTGAAACGAGTACATGATGTCATTCATGTCTTTAAAAAAGTCTCAGAACAAGTGAATGTAAAGCTATTACTCATTGGAGATGGCCCTGAAAAATCGGTTGTCTGTGAACTTGTGAAAAAATTAGGGCTGACGGACCGTGTGTTGTTTTTAGGAAAGCAAGAGAAGGTAGAGGAGATTTATTCGATCAGTGATCTGAAGCTACTGCTTTCTGAGAAGGAGAGTTTTGGGCTTGTGCTTCTTGAAGCAATGGCATGTGGAGTGCCTTGTATTGGGACAAATGTTGGCGGTATTCCAGAGGTCATTACACATGGAGAAACAGGTTTTCTTGTCCCGCTCGGCGATATAGACGAAGCAGCAAAGTATGCCGTCGCTCTATTGAAAGATGAAAAGCTGCATCAACAAGTGTCTATGGCAGCCTGCTCAAGTGTTCATACCCGATTCTCCTCTGAAAAAATTGTCAGTGAATATGAGAAGCTATATCAAGAACTGGTCGAAGGTGATGATGAAGATGAATGA
- a CDS encoding ReoY family proteolytic degradation factor — protein sequence MQTPVSVNEKKEFIRWFLNHYQLKRRECVWILNYLMSHDSLMEKVHFVEQADFCPRGIIMSTHCVDEVPFRFYKENIMTTDAEKSFHDIRLNKQQDLFIQLNFRSAYRSPEYAAVLETNPHIPKNLYENEQDKDLAEKVLDHSIATFQKERLMKEIDDALDRHDQETFAKLAKELNLLS from the coding sequence ATGCAGACCCCTGTTTCTGTCAATGAAAAGAAGGAATTTATCCGATGGTTTTTAAACCATTATCAACTAAAGCGAAGAGAGTGTGTTTGGATATTAAATTATTTAATGAGTCACGACTCTTTGATGGAAAAGGTCCATTTTGTAGAGCAAGCAGACTTCTGCCCAAGGGGAATCATTATGTCAACACACTGTGTGGATGAAGTTCCCTTTAGATTTTATAAAGAAAATATCATGACGACAGATGCTGAAAAGTCATTTCATGACATTCGGCTGAATAAACAGCAAGATTTGTTTATTCAATTGAATTTCCGTTCTGCTTATCGTTCGCCGGAATACGCAGCTGTTCTTGAAACAAACCCGCATATTCCAAAGAATCTTTACGAAAATGAACAGGATAAGGATCTGGCTGAGAAAGTGCTCGATCATTCAATTGCCACTTTTCAAAAGGAACGTTTAATGAAGGAAATAGATGATGCTCTTGACCGTCATGATCAAGAGACATTTGCTAAGCTGGCAAAAGAATTAAATCTATTATCATAA
- the ypjB gene encoding sporulation protein YpjB — protein sequence MKRKPIVMILLLFLVIHPTVAKGEETAAKALNELTELSDSIFQLTRQAKYDEALQVALYVEKTFKAGNWRGTLSHTQVRQITLGYQDIIKVLQQKNVDDREKLRYASQFRMLLDAIQSDSEPLWGSLEKPIMGSFPILKKEVKNPESTTFYETWNEFVSLYDMIYPSLTIDIPLERLQTIKQHIEVIEQGEFLKASSGTKLERLTRLEEELSSVFANVDQDEADPSLLWVILTTGSMILLTLTYVGFRKYRAEKEKKQKRQADYPKS from the coding sequence ATGAAACGAAAGCCAATCGTGATGATTCTATTACTTTTTCTCGTAATACATCCAACTGTTGCAAAAGGTGAGGAAACGGCTGCTAAAGCGCTGAATGAACTAACGGAACTATCAGATTCTATCTTTCAATTAACGAGACAAGCTAAATATGATGAGGCGTTACAAGTCGCATTATATGTTGAAAAGACTTTTAAAGCTGGGAATTGGCGTGGAACTCTGTCTCATACGCAGGTGCGGCAAATTACACTTGGCTATCAAGATATAATTAAGGTGCTTCAGCAGAAAAATGTGGATGACCGGGAAAAGCTTCGTTATGCATCTCAGTTTAGAATGTTGCTAGACGCTATTCAATCGGATTCTGAACCGCTTTGGGGATCATTAGAAAAGCCGATTATGGGGTCATTTCCTATTTTGAAAAAGGAAGTAAAGAATCCTGAATCGACAACATTCTATGAAACTTGGAATGAATTTGTTTCTTTATACGATATGATTTATCCTAGTTTAACGATTGATATTCCGCTAGAAAGACTTCAAACGATTAAACAGCACATTGAAGTGATTGAACAAGGGGAATTTTTAAAAGCATCAAGTGGGACAAAGCTTGAGCGTCTCACAAGACTGGAAGAGGAACTATCCAGTGTGTTTGCCAACGTCGATCAAGATGAAGCAGACCCTTCACTTCTATGGGTCATTTTAACAACAGGCAGTATGATTTTATTGACATTAACGTATGTAGGGTTTCGCAAATATCGTGCTGAAAAAGAGAAGAAGCAAAAGCGTCAAGCTGACTATCCGAAGTCATAA
- a CDS encoding c-type cytochrome, protein MHRGKGMKFVGDSRVPAERKPNIPKDYSEYPGKTEAFWPNFLLKEWLVGSVFLIGFLVLTVVHAPPLERMADPTDTGYIPLPDWYFLFLYQLLKYEFAAGSYTVVGAMIMPGIAFGALLLAPFLDSGPERRPYRRPIAVGMMLLAIGAATYLTWESVATHDWEAAAKQGEIKKEAEIDTSAEEYKIYQEQTCISCHGDNMQGGAAGPSLVDNGLAPEEIAKIAVEGKGNMPKGVFKGSDEELKKLSKYLSEIKSK, encoded by the coding sequence TTGCATAGGGGAAAAGGGATGAAATTTGTCGGAGATTCCAGGGTTCCGGCAGAAAGAAAACCAAACATACCTAAAGACTATTCCGAATATCCAGGAAAAACAGAAGCCTTTTGGCCAAACTTTCTTTTAAAGGAATGGCTTGTCGGTTCCGTTTTTTTAATTGGATTTCTTGTCCTGACTGTTGTTCATGCACCTCCGCTTGAGCGGATGGCTGATCCAACAGATACTGGCTATATTCCGCTGCCGGACTGGTATTTCCTTTTTTTATACCAGTTATTAAAATATGAATTTGCTGCTGGAAGCTATACCGTGGTTGGTGCAATGATTATGCCAGGAATTGCGTTTGGTGCACTCTTGCTCGCACCATTTCTTGATTCTGGTCCTGAACGCAGACCGTATAGAAGACCAATTGCTGTAGGAATGATGCTTCTTGCAATTGGTGCAGCGACATATTTAACGTGGGAGTCTGTAGCAACTCATGATTGGGAAGCAGCTGCAAAACAAGGTGAAATCAAGAAAGAAGCGGAAATTGATACCTCAGCCGAAGAGTATAAAATTTATCAAGAGCAAACGTGTATTTCCTGTCATGGAGACAATATGCAAGGCGGTGCAGCTGGACCGTCACTTGTTGACAACGGACTTGCGCCAGAGGAAATCGCTAAAATCGCTGTAGAAGGAAAAGGGAACATGCCAAAGGGCGTCTTTAAAGGCAGTGATGAAGAACTTAAAAAGCTCTCTAAATATTTATCTGAGATCAAATCCAAATAA
- the mgsA gene encoding methylglyoxal synthase translates to MKIALIAHDKKKSDMVQFAIAYRDILADHTLYATGTTGLRVKEATGLRIHRFQSGPLGGDQQIGAMIADNAMDLVLFFRDPLTAQPHEPDVSALIRLCDVYSIPLATNMGTADILVRNLNKGAFDFRNVVNSGGINETT, encoded by the coding sequence ATGAAAATTGCTTTAATCGCTCATGATAAGAAAAAAAGTGACATGGTTCAGTTTGCAATTGCTTACCGTGATATTTTGGCGGATCATACACTTTATGCAACAGGGACAACAGGTCTGAGAGTGAAAGAGGCTACAGGGCTTCGCATTCATCGTTTTCAATCAGGACCACTGGGCGGAGATCAGCAAATTGGCGCTATGATTGCTGATAATGCCATGGATCTTGTGCTCTTTTTTAGAGATCCGCTAACCGCTCAGCCGCATGAACCGGATGTGTCTGCACTCATCCGGTTGTGCGATGTGTATTCCATTCCTTTAGCAACAAATATGGGAACAGCAGACATTTTAGTTAGAAATTTGAATAAAGGTGCTTTTGATTTTCGAAACGTAGTCAATAGTGGAGGAATAAATGAAACGACTTGA
- a CDS encoding YpiF family protein has protein sequence MKWKAEDADCFLQSRDYIDTAIIPLVGIDVGQIKQTVSLGEFTTLVAEELERQLKGRVFLFPPYTYLEANESKKIELLTMEKSLQDHFQHVVFVTSDRIWRQHTEISDSLYMLKPVPLEHLKVDLKQKIIQDSVEQILNFLLQKWNPS, from the coding sequence ATGAAGTGGAAGGCGGAGGACGCAGACTGCTTTTTGCAATCTCGAGATTACATTGATACCGCTATCATTCCATTAGTTGGGATTGATGTAGGGCAAATCAAACAAACAGTGTCATTGGGGGAGTTTACAACACTTGTAGCGGAGGAACTTGAAAGGCAGTTAAAAGGGAGAGTATTTCTTTTCCCTCCTTATACATATTTAGAAGCAAATGAAAGTAAAAAAATAGAACTTCTCACGATGGAAAAATCATTACAAGATCATTTTCAGCATGTGGTGTTTGTCACATCTGATCGCATTTGGCGACAACATACAGAGATAAGTGATTCACTCTATATGTTGAAGCCGGTTCCCCTTGAGCATTTAAAAGTAGATCTTAAGCAAAAAATTATCCAGGACAGTGTAGAACAAATTTTGAACTTTTTGTTACAAAAATGGAACCCTTCATAA
- a CDS encoding nucleotide pyrophosphohydrolase, translating to MTIEKTLRHVQQEVDDYIGQFKEGYFSPLAMMARLTEELGELAREVNHYYGEKPKKTTEAEKSMEEEIGDVLFVLTCLANSLDISLEEAHDRVMHKFNTRDKDRWTKKEGK from the coding sequence ATGACGATTGAAAAAACGCTACGTCACGTGCAGCAAGAAGTAGATGATTACATAGGACAATTTAAAGAAGGCTACTTTAGCCCGCTTGCCATGATGGCTCGTCTGACAGAGGAGTTAGGTGAGCTGGCAAGAGAGGTCAACCATTACTATGGAGAAAAACCGAAAAAAACAACTGAAGCTGAAAAAAGTATGGAAGAAGAAATTGGTGATGTATTGTTTGTTTTAACATGCCTTGCCAATTCACTTGATATTTCACTTGAAGAAGCTCACGATCGTGTGATGCATAAATTCAATACAAGAGACAAAGATCGCTGGACGAAAAAAGAAGGGAAGTAG
- a CDS encoding DUF1405 domain-containing protein gives MRWIQYLLAERYMLVFLMIVNFLGTVYGYYWYIPQLIDTPAIFLPFVPDSPTASFFFLFVLLAFMMKGHAPYFEALALVTLMKYGLWAVGMNILVLLSIDDFPWEGYMLIGSHFAMAVQAVLFAPYYRFNMRHLVVAGIWTLHNDVIDYVFGMMPRYSMLSAYSNEIGYVTFWLSIAVLLFSYYLVLSKKAVKLELP, from the coding sequence ATGAGATGGATTCAATATCTACTGGCAGAGCGCTACATGCTAGTCTTTTTGATGATTGTGAACTTTCTAGGTACTGTTTATGGCTACTATTGGTATATCCCGCAGTTGATAGATACACCGGCCATATTTTTACCTTTTGTTCCGGATAGTCCAACGGCTAGCTTTTTCTTTTTATTTGTATTACTAGCGTTTATGATGAAGGGCCATGCCCCTTATTTTGAAGCGCTTGCTCTTGTTACCTTGATGAAATATGGATTATGGGCCGTGGGTATGAATATTCTAGTGCTCTTATCTATTGATGATTTTCCGTGGGAAGGATACATGCTGATTGGTTCTCACTTTGCGATGGCGGTTCAAGCTGTCCTTTTTGCACCGTATTATCGTTTTAACATGCGTCATTTGGTTGTAGCAGGTATTTGGACTTTACACAATGATGTGATTGATTATGTATTTGGGATGATGCCGCGGTACTCTATGCTTTCTGCATATTCGAATGAAATTGGCTATGTTACGTTTTGGTTAAGTATCGCTGTTCTTCTTTTTTCATATTATCTCGTCTTATCCAAAAAAGCGGTCAAGCTCGAACTCCCTTAA